The proteins below are encoded in one region of Citrobacter enshiensis:
- the leuA gene encoding 2-isopropylmalate synthase, translating to MSQQVIIFDTTLRDGEQALQASLSVKEKLQIALALERMGVDVMEVGFPVSSPGDFESVQTIARQVKNSRVCALARCVEKDIDVAAESLKVAEAFRIHTFIATSPMHIATKLRSTLDEVIERAVYMVKRARNYTDDVEFSCEDAGRTPIADLARVVEAAINAGAKTINIPDTVGYTMPFEFAGIISGLYERVPNIDKAIISVHTHDDLGLGVGNALAAVHAGARQVEGAMNGIGERAGNCSLEEVIMAIKVRKDILNVQTRIHHQEIWRTSQLVSQICNMPIPANKAIVGSGAFAHSSGIHQDGVLKNRENYEIMTPESIGLNQVQLNLTSRSGRAAVKHRMDEMGYKENEYSLDNLYDAFLKLADKKGQVFDYDLEALAFINKQQEEPEHFRLDYFNVQSGSNDIATASVKLACGNEVKAEAANGNGPVDAIYQAINRITDYNVELVKYSLTAKGHGKDALGQVDIVANYNGRRFHGVGLTTDIVESSAKAMVHVLNNIWRAAEVEKELQRKAQNNENNKETV from the coding sequence ATGAGCCAGCAAGTCATTATTTTCGATACGACCTTACGCGACGGTGAACAGGCGTTACAGGCAAGCCTGAGTGTGAAAGAAAAACTGCAGATTGCCCTGGCTCTTGAGCGTATGGGCGTTGACGTAATGGAAGTCGGTTTCCCTGTCTCTTCGCCTGGCGATTTTGAGTCCGTACAGACCATCGCGCGCCAGGTCAAAAATAGTCGTGTGTGTGCTCTGGCTCGCTGTGTAGAAAAAGATATCGACGTGGCGGCTGAGTCGCTGAAAGTTGCAGAAGCATTCCGTATCCATACGTTTATCGCCACATCGCCGATGCATATCGCCACCAAATTGCGCAGCACGCTGGACGAGGTCATTGAACGCGCAGTTTACATGGTCAAACGTGCGCGCAATTACACTGATGATGTGGAATTTTCATGCGAAGACGCAGGCCGCACCCCAATTGCCGACCTGGCTCGCGTGGTAGAAGCCGCCATCAACGCGGGTGCGAAAACCATTAACATCCCCGACACCGTGGGTTACACCATGCCCTTCGAATTTGCCGGCATCATTTCCGGGCTGTATGAGCGGGTTCCGAACATCGATAAAGCCATCATCTCTGTTCACACGCACGATGACTTAGGTTTGGGCGTGGGTAACGCGCTGGCGGCAGTGCATGCGGGGGCGCGTCAGGTAGAAGGCGCGATGAACGGTATCGGCGAACGTGCCGGTAACTGTTCGCTGGAAGAGGTGATCATGGCGATTAAAGTGCGTAAAGATATCCTGAACGTACAGACCCGCATTCATCACCAGGAAATCTGGCGTACCAGCCAGTTAGTCAGCCAAATCTGTAACATGCCGATTCCAGCGAACAAAGCGATTGTTGGCAGCGGCGCTTTTGCCCACTCCTCCGGCATCCATCAGGATGGCGTGCTGAAAAACCGTGAAAACTACGAAATCATGACCCCAGAATCGATCGGTCTGAATCAGGTTCAGTTGAACCTGACGTCACGCTCAGGCCGTGCGGCGGTAAAACACCGTATGGATGAGATGGGTTATAAAGAGAACGAATACAGCCTGGACAATCTGTATGACGCTTTCCTGAAACTGGCGGATAAAAAAGGCCAGGTATTCGACTACGACCTGGAAGCGCTGGCGTTCATTAATAAACAGCAGGAAGAACCAGAGCATTTCCGTCTGGATTATTTCAACGTGCAGTCCGGTTCGAACGATATCGCCACGGCGTCCGTCAAACTGGCCTGCGGTAACGAAGTGAAGGCAGAAGCGGCCAACGGCAACGGTCCCGTCGATGCGATCTACCAGGCCATCAACCGTATCACTGATTACAACGTCGAGCTGGTGAAATACAGCTTAACGGCAAAAGGCCACGGTAAAGATGCGCTGGGTCAGGTGGATATCGTCGCCAACTATAATGGTCGCCGTTTCCACGGTGTCGGCCTGACGACGGATATCGTCGAATCCTCCGCCAAAGCGATGGTGCATGTCCTGAACAACATCTGGCGTGCGGCAGAAGTCGAAAAAGAGTTGCAACGCAAAGCTCAGAACAACGAAAACAACAAGGAAACCGTGTGA
- the leuD gene encoding 3-isopropylmalate dehydratase small subunit translates to MAEKFIQHTGLVVPLDAANVDTDAIIPKQFLQKVTRTGFGAHLFNDWRFLDEHGQQPNPEFVLNFPQYKGASILLARENFGCGSSREHAPWALTDYGFKVVIAPSFADIFYGNSFNNQLLPVKLSDADVDALFALVQANPGITFDVDLEAQVVKAGDKSYPFTLDAFRRHCMMNGLDSIGLTLQHEDAITTYEEKQPAFIR, encoded by the coding sequence ATGGCAGAGAAATTTATCCAACATACAGGCCTGGTTGTCCCGCTGGATGCCGCCAACGTCGATACCGACGCGATTATTCCTAAGCAGTTTTTGCAGAAGGTCACCCGCACCGGCTTTGGCGCACACCTGTTTAACGACTGGCGCTTCCTGGATGAACATGGCCAGCAGCCCAATCCGGAGTTCGTACTGAACTTCCCGCAATATAAAGGGGCCTCCATTCTTCTGGCGCGGGAAAACTTTGGCTGCGGCTCTTCGCGCGAGCACGCACCATGGGCGCTGACGGATTACGGGTTCAAAGTGGTCATAGCCCCCAGCTTCGCAGATATTTTCTACGGCAACAGCTTCAACAATCAGCTGCTGCCGGTGAAGTTAAGCGATGCGGACGTGGATGCGCTGTTTGCCCTGGTGCAGGCGAATCCGGGCATCACATTCGACGTGGACCTGGAGGCTCAGGTGGTTAAAGCGGGAGATAAATCCTACCCCTTCACGCTCGACGCGTTTCGCCGCCACTGCATGATGAACGGTCTGGACAGCATCGGGCTGACGCTGCAACACGAAGACGCCATTACGACATACGAAGAGAAGCAACCGGCGTTTATACGCTAA
- the leuC gene encoding 3-isopropylmalate dehydratase large subunit, producing the protein MAKTLYEKLFDAHVVYEAPNETPLLYIDRHLVHEVTSPQAFDGLRAHGRPVRQPGKTFATMDHNVSTQTKDINASGEMARIQMQELIKNCNAFGVELYDLNHPYQGIVHVMGPEQGITLPGMTIVCGDSHTATHGAFGALAFGIGTSEVEHVLATQTLKQGRAKTMKIEVNGTAAPGITAKDIVLAIIGKTGSAGGTGHVVEFCGDAIQALSMEGRMTLCNMAIEMGAKAGLVAPDDTTFNYVQGRLHAPKGKDFTDAVAYWKTLKTDDGAKFDTVVTLQAEEIAPQVTWGTNPGQVISVTENVPDPASFADPVERASAEKALAYMGLKPGIPLTEVAIDKVFIGSCTNSRIEDLRAAAEIAKGRKVAPGVQALVVPGSGPVKAQAEAEGLDKIFIEAGFEWRLPGCSMCLAMNNDRLNPGERCASTSNRNFEGRQGRGGRTHLVSPAMAAAAAVTGHFADIRSIK; encoded by the coding sequence ATGGCTAAAACATTGTATGAAAAATTGTTCGATGCACACGTGGTCTATGAAGCACCAAACGAAACCCCGCTGTTGTATATCGACCGTCATCTGGTGCATGAAGTGACCTCTCCGCAGGCATTTGATGGCCTGCGCGCGCATGGCCGTCCGGTTCGCCAGCCGGGTAAAACCTTCGCGACGATGGATCATAACGTCTCCACACAAACCAAAGACATCAACGCGTCGGGTGAGATGGCCCGCATTCAGATGCAGGAGTTGATTAAAAACTGCAACGCGTTCGGCGTCGAACTGTATGACTTGAATCACCCATATCAGGGTATCGTCCACGTGATGGGCCCTGAACAGGGCATCACCCTGCCGGGCATGACCATTGTCTGTGGCGATTCCCATACGGCCACCCACGGCGCATTTGGCGCGCTGGCGTTCGGTATCGGGACCTCTGAAGTTGAGCACGTCCTGGCGACGCAGACCCTGAAACAGGGCCGTGCCAAAACCATGAAAATCGAAGTTAATGGCACTGCGGCACCGGGGATTACGGCAAAAGATATCGTGCTGGCGATCATTGGGAAAACCGGCAGCGCCGGCGGTACCGGGCATGTGGTTGAATTTTGCGGTGACGCTATCCAGGCCCTGAGCATGGAAGGCCGTATGACGCTGTGCAACATGGCCATCGAAATGGGCGCGAAAGCCGGTCTGGTCGCGCCGGATGACACCACGTTCAACTATGTACAGGGTCGTCTGCACGCACCGAAGGGGAAAGATTTTACCGACGCCGTAGCATACTGGAAAACCCTGAAGACCGACGATGGCGCCAAATTTGATACCGTCGTTACCCTGCAGGCGGAAGAGATCGCGCCGCAGGTCACCTGGGGCACCAACCCGGGACAGGTCATCTCTGTGACGGAGAATGTTCCCGATCCCGCGTCATTTGCCGATCCGGTCGAACGCGCCTCCGCCGAAAAAGCGCTGGCCTATATGGGACTGAAACCCGGCATTCCGTTAACGGAAGTGGCTATTGATAAAGTGTTTATCGGCTCCTGCACCAACTCGCGTATTGAAGATTTACGTGCGGCGGCAGAAATCGCCAAAGGCCGCAAAGTGGCTCCGGGCGTACAGGCGCTGGTGGTGCCAGGCTCTGGCCCGGTGAAAGCCCAGGCGGAAGCGGAAGGCCTGGACAAGATCTTCATCGAGGCCGGTTTTGAGTGGCGTTTACCCGGTTGCTCCATGTGTCTGGCAATGAACAACGATCGCCTGAATCCGGGTGAACGTTGCGCCTCCACCAGCAACCGTAACTTTGAAGGTCGTCAGGGACGCGGTGGACGTACACACTTAGTCAGCCCGGCTATGGCCGCCGCCGCCGCCGTTACCGGTCATTTTGCCGACATTCGCAGCATCAAATAA
- the leuB gene encoding 3-isopropylmalate dehydrogenase: MSKNYHIAVLPGDGIGPEVMAQALKVLDAVRNRFAMRITTSHYDVGGAAIDNHGQPLPQATVEGCEQADAILFGSVGGPKWEKLPPDQQPERGALLPLRKHFKLFSNLRPAKLYQGLEAFCPLRADIAANGFDILCVRELTGGIYFGQPKGREGHGQYEKAFDTEVYHRFEIERIAHIAFESARKRRHKVTSIDKANVLQTSILWREIVNEIAKEYPDVELAHMYIDNATMQLIKDPSQFDVLLCSNLFGDILSDECAMITGSMGMLPSASLNEQGFGLYEPAGGSAPDIAGKNIANPIAQILSLALLLRYSLEANDAATAIESAINRALEEGIRTGDLARGAAAVSTDEMGDIIARYVAEGV, translated from the coding sequence ATGTCGAAGAATTACCATATTGCTGTTTTGCCGGGTGACGGTATTGGCCCGGAAGTCATGGCGCAAGCCCTGAAAGTACTGGATGCCGTTCGCAACCGCTTTGCCATGCGCATTACCACCAGCCATTACGACGTAGGCGGCGCCGCCATCGACAATCACGGTCAGCCGCTGCCGCAGGCCACTGTTGAAGGGTGTGAGCAAGCGGACGCCATTTTGTTTGGCTCGGTCGGTGGCCCAAAATGGGAAAAACTGCCGCCTGACCAGCAACCCGAGCGTGGCGCCTTACTGCCGCTGCGTAAGCATTTCAAATTGTTCAGCAACCTGCGTCCAGCCAAACTGTATCAAGGGCTGGAAGCATTCTGCCCGTTACGTGCGGATATTGCCGCCAACGGTTTCGATATTCTGTGCGTGCGCGAGTTAACCGGTGGGATCTATTTCGGTCAGCCAAAAGGCCGTGAAGGTCACGGTCAGTATGAAAAAGCCTTTGATACTGAGGTCTATCACCGCTTTGAAATCGAGCGAATTGCACACATTGCATTTGAGTCGGCACGTAAGCGCCGTCATAAAGTGACCTCGATTGATAAAGCGAACGTGCTGCAAACGTCCATTCTGTGGCGTGAGATCGTCAATGAAATCGCCAAAGAGTATCCGGACGTTGAACTGGCGCATATGTACATCGACAACGCCACCATGCAGTTGATCAAAGATCCGTCTCAGTTCGACGTATTGCTGTGCTCCAACCTGTTTGGCGACATCCTGTCTGACGAATGCGCCATGATCACCGGCTCCATGGGCATGCTGCCTTCCGCCAGCCTGAATGAACAAGGTTTCGGCCTGTATGAACCTGCGGGCGGCTCGGCGCCAGACATCGCCGGGAAAAATATTGCCAATCCGATTGCGCAGATTCTGTCTCTGGCGCTGTTGCTGCGCTACAGCCTGGAGGCAAACGACGCCGCAACCGCAATAGAAAGCGCCATTAATCGCGCGTTAGAAGAAGGTATCCGCACCGGTGATTTAGCCCGTGGCGCTGCCGCAGTCAGTACCGATGAGATGGGCGATATCATCGCCCGCTATGTCGCGGAAGGGGTGTAA
- a CDS encoding sugar efflux transporter, translating into MLWIMTMGRRLNGVYAAFMLVAFMMGVAGALQAPTLSLFLSREVGAQPFWVGLFYTVNAIAGIAVSLGLAKRSDNRGDRRRLIMFCCLMAIGNALLFAFNRHYLTLITCGVLLASLANSAMPQLFALAREYADSSAREVVMFSSVMRAQLSLAWVIGPPLAFMLALNYGFTTMFAIAAGIFAISLVLIALILPSVARVEQPADAPETPTGGWQDKNVRMLFIASTLMWTCNTMYIIDMPLWISSELGLPDKLAGILMGTAAGLEIPAMILAGYYVKRFGKRRMMITAVAAGVLFYLGLIFFHSHAALLVLQLFNAVFIGIIAGIGMLWFQDLMPGRAGSATTLFTNSISTGVILAGVIQGAVAQSYGHFAVYWVIAAISVVTLAMTGRVKDV; encoded by the coding sequence ATGCTCTGGATTATGACGATGGGACGGCGTCTTAATGGTGTTTACGCGGCGTTCATGCTGGTTGCTTTTATGATGGGCGTGGCAGGTGCGCTTCAGGCGCCGACGTTGAGCCTGTTTTTGAGCCGCGAAGTGGGGGCGCAGCCGTTTTGGGTCGGGCTGTTTTATACGGTAAACGCCATTGCCGGGATCGCGGTGAGTCTGGGGCTGGCAAAACGTTCGGATAACCGGGGCGACCGCCGTCGACTGATCATGTTTTGCTGTCTGATGGCCATCGGTAACGCGCTGTTGTTTGCGTTTAATCGTCATTACCTCACGTTGATTACCTGCGGTGTACTGCTGGCATCGCTGGCGAATAGCGCCATGCCACAGCTGTTCGCGCTGGCGCGGGAATACGCTGACAGCTCAGCGCGGGAAGTGGTGATGTTCAGCTCGGTGATGCGTGCCCAGCTCTCGCTGGCGTGGGTGATTGGCCCGCCGCTGGCGTTTATGCTGGCGCTGAATTATGGCTTCACCACGATGTTTGCTATCGCGGCTGGGATCTTTGCCATCAGCCTGGTGCTGATTGCGTTGATACTGCCTTCGGTGGCGCGTGTTGAACAACCCGCCGATGCGCCTGAAACGCCGACCGGCGGCTGGCAGGATAAAAATGTGCGCATGCTGTTTATTGCGTCCACCTTAATGTGGACCTGCAATACCATGTACATCATTGATATGCCGCTCTGGATAAGCAGTGAACTAGGATTACCGGACAAACTGGCGGGGATCCTGATGGGGACGGCGGCAGGGCTGGAAATCCCGGCGATGATCCTCGCGGGCTATTATGTGAAGCGCTTCGGAAAGCGGCGCATGATGATCACGGCGGTCGCGGCAGGCGTCCTTTTCTATCTTGGACTTATCTTTTTTCACAGCCATGCGGCGTTGCTGGTGTTGCAACTGTTTAATGCGGTGTTTATTGGCATTATCGCGGGCATCGGGATGTTGTGGTTTCAGGATCTGATGCCGGGGCGGGCGGGGTCGGCAACAACGTTGTTCACCAACAGTATTTCAACGGGAGTGATCCTGGCCGGAGTTATCCAGGGCGCGGTAGCGCAAAGTTACGGGCATTTTGCCGTCTACTGGGTGATTGCGGCAATTTCTGTGGTGACGCTGGCGATGACCGGACGGGTAAAAGATGTATAA
- the ilvI gene encoding acetolactate synthase 3 large subunit: MEMLSGAEMVVRSLIDQGVKQVFGYPGGAVLDIYDALHTVGGIDHVLVRHEQAAVHMADGLARATGEVGVVLVTSGPGATNAITGIATAYMDSIPLVILSGQVATSLIGYDAFQECDMVGISRPVVKHSFLVKQTEDIPQVLKKAFWLAASGRPGPVVVDLPKDILSPAKKLPYVWPDTVSMRSYNPTTTGHKGQIKRALQTLVAAKKPVVYVGGGAINSACHEQLRQTVETLNLPVVFSLMGLGAFPATHQQSLGMLGMHGTYEANMTMHNADVIFAVGVRFDDRTTNNLAKYCPNATVLHIDIDPTSISKTVTADVPIVGDARLVLEQMLELLPQESAAQPLDDIRDWWQQIERWRARQCLKYDTQSESIKPQAVIEAIWRLTKGEAYVTSDVGQHQMFAALYYPFDKPRRWINSGGLGTMGFGLPAALGVKMALPEETVVCVTGDGSIQMNIQELSTALQYELPVLVLNLNNRYLGMVKQWQDMIYSGRHSQSYMQSLPDFVRLAQAYGHVGIQINHPGELESKLSEALEHVHNNRLVFVDVTVDGSEHVYPMQIRGGGMDEMWLSKTERT, from the coding sequence ATGGAGATGTTGTCTGGAGCCGAGATGGTCGTGCGATCGCTCATCGATCAGGGCGTGAAACAGGTTTTCGGATATCCCGGGGGCGCAGTTCTCGATATTTATGATGCACTGCATACGGTGGGGGGGATCGATCACGTCCTGGTACGTCATGAACAGGCTGCCGTGCATATGGCGGATGGTTTAGCGCGGGCGACCGGTGAGGTTGGCGTGGTGCTGGTGACTTCAGGTCCCGGAGCGACAAATGCTATTACGGGTATCGCTACGGCCTACATGGATTCTATTCCGCTGGTGATCCTTTCCGGACAGGTGGCGACCTCGTTAATTGGCTACGATGCGTTTCAGGAATGCGACATGGTGGGGATCTCCCGCCCGGTGGTAAAACACAGTTTCCTGGTCAAGCAGACGGAAGATATTCCTCAGGTGCTTAAAAAGGCATTTTGGCTGGCGGCGAGCGGGCGGCCCGGCCCTGTGGTGGTGGATTTACCAAAAGATATTCTCAGCCCGGCGAAAAAACTGCCTTATGTCTGGCCGGACACCGTCAGTATGCGTTCGTATAATCCGACGACGACGGGGCATAAAGGGCAAATTAAGCGAGCATTGCAAACCCTGGTGGCAGCGAAAAAACCGGTGGTCTACGTGGGCGGCGGGGCGATAAATTCAGCCTGCCACGAGCAGCTACGTCAGACGGTTGAGACGCTTAATCTCCCGGTTGTCTTTTCATTGATGGGACTTGGCGCATTCCCGGCAACACATCAACAGTCCTTAGGTATGTTGGGTATGCATGGTACGTATGAAGCGAATATGACCATGCATAACGCTGATGTGATTTTTGCGGTGGGTGTGCGGTTCGACGATCGTACAACCAATAACCTGGCAAAATATTGTCCGAATGCGACCGTTTTACATATTGATATCGACCCTACGTCTATCTCAAAAACGGTGACGGCAGATGTTCCTATTGTGGGCGACGCGCGTCTGGTGCTGGAGCAGATGCTGGAATTGCTGCCGCAGGAGTCCGCAGCGCAGCCGTTGGATGATATTCGCGACTGGTGGCAACAGATTGAGCGCTGGCGTGCCCGCCAGTGTCTGAAATATGACACGCAAAGTGAAAGCATCAAACCGCAAGCGGTGATCGAGGCTATCTGGCGTCTCACCAAAGGTGAGGCGTACGTCACCTCCGACGTAGGCCAACACCAGATGTTTGCCGCGCTTTACTATCCGTTTGATAAACCGCGCCGCTGGATTAACTCCGGCGGGCTCGGCACCATGGGGTTTGGTCTGCCTGCGGCGCTGGGGGTGAAGATGGCGCTGCCCGAAGAAACGGTCGTGTGTGTGACCGGTGATGGCAGTATCCAGATGAACATTCAGGAGCTGTCGACTGCGCTGCAGTACGAATTGCCTGTTCTGGTGCTTAACCTGAATAACCGATATCTGGGGATGGTCAAACAGTGGCAGGACATGATCTACTCGGGGCGGCATTCACAATCTTACATGCAGTCATTGCCTGATTTTGTGCGTCTGGCGCAAGCCTATGGTCATGTTGGGATCCAGATTAACCATCCGGGCGAGCTGGAAAGCAAACTGAGCGAGGCCCTTGAGCACGTCCATAATAATCGCCTGGTGTTCGTCGACGTGACGGTGGATGGCAGTGAGCATGTCTACCCTATGCAGATTCGCGGGGGCGGGATGGATGAAATGTGGTTAAGCAAAACGGAGAGGACCTGA
- the leuO gene encoding transcriptional regulator LeuO, whose amino-acid sequence MPEVKTKPHLLEMGKPQLRMVDLNLLTVFDAVMQEQNITRAAHSLGMSQPAVSNAVARLKVMFNDELFVRYGRGIQPTARAFQLFGSVRQALQLVQNELPGSGFEPTSSERVFNLCVCSPLDNILTSLIYNRVEQIAPNIHVVFKSSLNQNTEHQLRYQETEFVISYEEFRRPEFTSIALFNDEMVLVASKKHPHISGPLLESDVYNEQHAVVSLDRFASFSQPWYETADKQACVAYQGMAMISVLNVVSQTHLVSIAPRWLAEEFADSLELQILPLPLKLNNRTCYLSWHEAAGRDKGHQWMEELLVSVCKR is encoded by the coding sequence ATGCCGGAAGTAAAAACTAAACCGCATCTTTTAGAGATGGGGAAACCGCAACTTCGAATGGTTGATCTCAATTTATTAACCGTTTTTGATGCGGTAATGCAGGAACAAAATATCACGCGAGCGGCACATTCTCTGGGGATGTCACAACCTGCGGTGAGTAACGCGGTGGCACGCTTGAAAGTCATGTTTAATGACGAGTTATTTGTTCGGTACGGGCGCGGTATTCAGCCGACAGCGCGTGCATTTCAGTTATTCGGTTCTGTTCGGCAGGCGCTGCAGCTGGTGCAGAATGAATTACCGGGTTCGGGCTTTGAACCGACCAGCAGCGAACGTGTGTTCAATCTTTGTGTCTGCAGCCCGTTGGATAATATTCTGACATCCCTTATTTATAATCGTGTAGAACAAATTGCCCCGAATATACATGTTGTTTTTAAATCATCATTAAATCAGAACACAGAACATCAATTACGTTACCAGGAAACGGAATTTGTTATTAGTTATGAAGAATTTCGTCGTCCCGAGTTCACCAGCATTGCGTTGTTTAATGATGAAATGGTATTAGTTGCCAGCAAAAAACACCCGCATATCAGTGGCCCATTGCTGGAAAGCGATGTTTATAATGAACAACATGCTGTTGTTTCGCTCGATCGTTTTGCTTCCTTTAGCCAACCCTGGTATGAGACGGCAGATAAACAAGCCTGCGTCGCCTATCAAGGTATGGCGATGATTAGCGTGCTTAATGTTGTTTCGCAAACGCATTTGGTTTCTATTGCCCCCCGCTGGCTGGCAGAAGAATTCGCAGACTCATTAGAATTACAAATATTGCCTTTACCTTTAAAACTGAATAACCGGACGTGTTATCTTTCCTGGCATGAAGCAGCGGGTCGCGATAAAGGACATCAGTGGATGGAAGAGTTATTGGTTTCTGTCTGCAAGCGATAA
- the sgrT gene encoding glucose uptake inhibitor SgrT, producing MRPFFLHYFTATEGWSWLACLSAPQRLKMLEELMQWEVTA from the coding sequence ATGCGTCCGTTTTTTCTGCACTACTTTACCGCGACAGAAGGGTGGTCCTGGTTGGCTTGCCTGAGCGCGCCGCAGCGCTTAAAGATGCTCGAAGAACTGATGCAATGGGAGGTGACAGCCTGA
- the leuL gene encoding leu operon leader peptide encodes MNRNVRFLSLLLLNASSLRGRLVSDIQH; translated from the coding sequence ATGAATCGTAACGTTCGCTTCCTCAGCCTACTACTACTAAACGCATCCTCGTTGCGCGGTAGACTGGTGAGCGACATTCAGCATTAA